The Phragmites australis chromosome 1, lpPhrAust1.1, whole genome shotgun sequence genomic interval TATAGCCACACCATGGCGAGGAAGTGCTCCCACTGTGGCAACTACGGCCACAACTCGAGAACCTGCAGCTTAGGACACAGAGAGATTATGCTCTGCGAtggcggcagcggtggcggtggcggtagAAGTGGGCTAAGGCTCTTCGGAGTGCAGGTCCATgtcggcgccggcgcaggctcgGCGTCCATGAAGAAGTGCTACAGCATGGACTGCCTGCAGCTTGCTGCTCCTGGTTGTTCCCTCGTCTCgccgtcgtcctcgtcctcgtcgtcccTGCTGCTGTCGATAGATGAGGGCTTGGAGAGGGCGGTGACCAATGGGTACCTGTCTGATGGGCCTCATGGCAGAGTTGTGCAGGAGAggaagaaaggtaaagacacaCACGAGCAATTTGCTGCTGTGTTCATGTTGATCTGAACATATCTATGCACaatttatatatctgtttttttttctgaaaaagaaagagatttGTTTGTTTTGGGAAATTCAGAAACCTTTTTGTACCTGATTTTCTGTTCTTATTATAGTCCATCAGTCTGACCTAACAAAGTTGCATTAttcattttaaaaaaagttgCATTATTTTATCCCGATGCTGCAAGGAAGCCACTAAGAAACATCTGTCTTCCTTTTACTAAATCCTTCTGTTGATAACATGCATCTGATGTTCTAAACAAATGTGATAATGATATCTGTGTACGTATGAACATGCATGACAGGAGTTCCATGGAGCGAGGAGGAGCACAGGCAGTTCCTAGCCGGCCTGGAGAAGCTGGGCAAGGGCGACTGGCGAGGCATCTCCAGGAGCTACGTCACGACAAGAACCCCGACGCAGGTCGCCAGCCATGCGCAGAAGTTCTTCCTCAGGCAGAGCAGCATGGGGAAGAAGAAGCGCCGTTCCAGCCTCTTTGACATGGTATGCATGCGTTCATACACATACAAGTGTATCGCAGTCATGCAGCAACATTCTGTAATTTGCCTGAACCTTGAGTTCTTGGGTTAGTAACCAATCTTCTGGTGCAGCAGTTACCGATTTGCGAGAATGGCGCGCGCATTTCCGATCCACTAAGCAGCGAAGGCGCCTCGACTTCTCTGTCGCTAGACGTGCCGCGCCATGAACCCTCCGAGAGGGCGGCCTTCGACCTGAACTCCACTGAGGAAGATGACAGCAGAGCCGACGTTTCATCGGCGTCAGGTACAGGGGCGCATAGACAGTTCCCGGCGGTATCACCGACGGAGCAGCAGCCTTCCTCTCATGGCCATGGGCATGGTCACCACTGCTCCCCGCTGGACCTGGGCATGTCTCTGTCCACGCCATCCATCGGAACATgatccgccgcctccgccgtcgTCCTAGTCATCGTCATGGGCTCACGCAGGCTGCTCCAAATTTTATCAGCGCAAGATGCCATGGCCGTGTCGTGTGTGCTGTGTCACTTGTCTGCCAAATGGGCAGATAAGGCTTGAGGCAATATTGTTTGTAAAGTTGTGCAAGTAGCACTAACTGTGGATGCAGTGCCGTGTGTACTATCTCTAGCTCCATGTAATCAGAATCTGTTCTGCTCCTGTATGCCTTGTTCCTTCATCCCCCACCCAAGTCTTGCAAAATCGCAACCGATTTTCCTCTCTAATTTCGCATCTCAAATAATGTAACAGCGATATCCTAGCTTGCATATATACCGTCCAAACACTCCGCGATTGGAACTAAGGAGTTTCACCGGAAATAAtatgctacttctgaaaagttaATTGCTGCGCTGAATGGCCTCTGGAGCTCATTGTATATTTATAGTCATGTAAAGATTACATGAGTTAGTTGTGATTTACATAGATTACATATATCTGATAAAATCGGTTATAACAAACTTCAGTTGCCGGATAATCTTTAGATTCACAATTTGTTAAGAGATATAGATGACTCTGTTTAGCACTCTTCCTCAATCTTAGCCACTTGTAGGTTGAGATTGAAGCAAAGTCGATCACGTGTATGCTGAGGGAGTGCCTTCGTAAAGATGTCAGCAATTTGATCCATTGAAGATATGAATCTGACTTCTAGTAACCCGAGTGCTACTCGCTCTATGACAAAATGAAAGTCAACTTCAATGTGCTTCATTCTTGCGTGAAAAAACGGGTTTGCTGTGAGATATGTAGTTCCAAGGTTATCACACCAAAGCATGGTGGTTTTGACTGGAACACTTTGAGCTCTTTTAGCACTGACTGCAACCATATCACTTCTGCCGTAGCATTAGCAATTGCTTTATACTCCGCTTCAGTGCTTGACCTGGAGACTGTTGGCTGCTTCTATGAGCTCCATGAGATCAAGTTGGGCCCAAAGTAAATGGCAAAACTGCCTATTGATCATCTATCATCTGGACAACCTGCCCAATCCGCATTAGAGAAAGCACTCAACAATTTGGAGGGTGATCTATGAATTTTCAGACCCATTGCTACGGTAGCCTTTGCATATTTGAGTATTCTCTTTACTGCACTCCAATGAATATCATTAGGATGCTTAATAAAACTGACATACTCTGTTCACGGCATAGGCTAtatgtagcgaaaatagccctattaggtcatgattgtaattttgatgattaatgttaacatagtcattgagactaatatgttattcaataatatatgttagtaggtctcatagatgcaatacatcaagtcgtgaaagtttgattgaattgaaaaaagtaccagagaaattattctcaccggaagatccggcgctagaagaattgcactcaccagagcattatgtccagaagcagtttgcctcaccggatgatccggtgataaagagTGTACATGCCGGAGCAATTCTGTTAGAAggagtcagagtggattgcactcactggaaggtccggcgatcagaAGGGATgtacaccagactaattcttgcagagaagaatctaAGCGTAGAAGATCGAAGAtctactcactggatagtccggtaacGAAGTGATGCagaccggaggcttcaccggagcatttaatagaGTGTGTGAAAAACCTAGAAAAGAAGACGTTctacacaccagaaggtccggtgatgaagatagtgcacaccggagtattttgtatagagaagaagtttggcgtGGTCTGGCTCAGGAAAACTCTCCAGATAGTTTGGTGACGGATTAAAGAttacactggataatccggtgttaagaagaactctgagtggagttccaacggctagtttctgagaatgtatacaacggatggtccggtgcttgtaacTCTGTTaatgccggatcatccggtgttcacagaatatgtgagcCGTTGGAATAACGGCTAGTccatggggttgaggctataaattcccctccactcattcatttagAGTTGCTGGAGTCCAGTGAAACCCttatacacctaagaagacatccaagacatccaagagtataaagtgttcatccaaggtgattaagcacaccattagtgagtgattagtgcttatagacctacagagaagagttgctaggtgctgcaacttagagtgtggatcaaggagtgatccaaatgtgtaccaagaggtacgccgacaccttagagtcttggtgactcaccggtaacttgttgacccttcgacttggtgtggagcagcggcaagaggATCGTGAGAGGATGCTaatgcccttgtctttgtgactaaagctccgaagtgaagacgacatacaagtgactggaagagaggttagtggtgcaACCtcgccttagtggcttggtggctcatcgtgcttgaggccttgtcttggtgacttggtatctcaagagctgtgaccggaagagacttggcgaccgggagcatatcctttgtggagctccaacgtggactaggggtggtttgtgtgccaccgataccacgggataaaaatctctcttgctgagtttgtctctctacctcattttatgtttttgtatttacatacttgcaatttaccttgcaatcctTATGAGCGGTAgaagtagatacactagataagcctagagcacatttagatataaattgatataagcTTATCTAGTGAAAGTTTTAGAGccaatagttctaagtgtcctaattcatcccactcttaggacgtcctcgattcccttcaattggtatcagagtctcatgCTCTTCAATTGGGCTTAACCatctagagttgtgacgtccaaGGTTAGGGATCGATATTGGTAGTGCTCCACACTTTGAAGGCACTAATTTCCCccgatgaaaaattctaatgaaaTATTATTTGCAAGTAAAAGGtatagatgtttggagggtcaccgaAGAGTGGATGAAAGAACGCATCACCAAAGCAGAGAAACAATTTGAtgctttagcgaagagtatccttttatcatctttatatgTTGATACATTCAatagagtatattctctcaccaatgcacataatatttagACTAGTTTCATTGAAATAcgtgaaggcacaaaggatgtgcacaataaaaaaatatcatattcttGTGACTAAACTTAATAGTATCAAACAACTTGCCCATGAAAATgttaatgacatatactcacgtatgaatattcttgtcaatgagatcaatgtaCTAGGTTTGACAAAAAatgaagatgctcaagtggtgagaagaatactctaggttcttcttccaaagtacaagctaattgtctccatcatctacgacaaccacGACATGAgtaagatgactccaagctaagttttaagcaagatcaccgcccatgagatgaccatgaacatatgggttgaagcttctacctcatccgaTGCCAAGAAACTTGCCctcgcaagcaagcaagcatcatgttcacacatgaaggcgaatatgaggagataagagcaagagttaagctcaagtgaagatgatgaagatcaagatgaagagagcgaagaagaagatgatcaaagcacctcaagtgatgaagagattgatcccaagatggTAAAGCTCATGCTACAAGTGGAGAataacatcaagaggatcaatgcaaAGATTTATCATCCAATCTCTTTGAAAgatttggtcaaaataattgatcatatcaagaaagagaaaaagactaagaacaagagggagacaagaggaagaagcaaagcattggaagatgggtgagtaaagatgaagagtcaaactcaagtgatgaacgcttcaccatccactcctccaagagaagctcttcctcaaggtcgtcatcatgcAAATCGTCATcgtgcaagtcatctcacaagtgccttatagtcaaaggtatgaaaagcgatgtaagtgatgacgaatccgatgaggattcaccctctcaagaagaacttcttgatttgataaatgagcaacaaagggccattaaaaaacaatctaaagagcttaaaaaattcaatgcacttaatgacattcatgctacatttgtttctaattatgaacaattattgtgcaaattcaatttgctaaataaagagcatgaagagcttaaggctaaatttgagtgcattgaatatcaaactaaggtccctttgaagcaatctacctctctttttaattacaatcctagatgcttctactttttgtgatgatttatatgttttatctagctcagtcctttgcaatgagatttgtgttagagcatg includes:
- the LOC133915324 gene encoding transcription factor MYBS3-like; amino-acid sequence: MARKCSHCGNYGHNSRTCSLGHREIMLCDGGSGGGGGRSGLRLFGVQVHVGAGAGSASMKKCYSMDCLQLAAPGCSLVSPSSSSSSSLLLSIDEGLERAVTNGYLSDGPHGRVVQERKKGVPWSEEEHRQFLAGLEKLGKGDWRGISRSYVTTRTPTQVASHAQKFFLRQSSMGKKKRRSSLFDMLPICENGARISDPLSSEGASTSLSLDVPRHEPSERAAFDLNSTEEDDSRADVSSASGTGAHRQFPAVSPTEQQPSSHGHGHGHHCSPLDLGMSLSTPSIGT